One window of Tepidanaerobacter acetatoxydans Re1 genomic DNA carries:
- the mglC gene encoding galactose/methyl galactoside ABC transporter permease MglC: MAITKPKTKPGLQTSELKTILSNNAIYIVLLVLSLTIGILNKNFLSPSNIGNILRISSVRMIIALGVSGALITRGTDLSAGRVVALTACISASLLQRPDYAYKIYENLPDLPIILPILLAVLIGTIIGIINGTIIAYLKVPAFIATLGMQVIVYGFACIYTNAQPIGGLRDDFTNLASGSMLLIPNLVLIAAIIIAAIWFMYNHTQFGKYIYAIGGNPSAAEVSGVKVEPTLVKVYALAGGLYGLAGALLAARTGGATNNYGLMYELDAIAACTIGGVSTSGGIGRVSGIITGVLIFEVLSNGLVILGVSAYWQQVIKGIIIITAVAFDIRKYFAKR; this comes from the coding sequence TTGGCTATTACAAAACCAAAAACAAAACCAGGCCTGCAAACCAGCGAACTAAAAACCATATTAAGCAACAACGCCATATACATAGTACTTCTAGTATTATCCCTAACAATAGGCATACTCAACAAAAACTTCCTATCACCTTCAAACATAGGCAACATACTGCGCATATCCTCAGTGCGCATGATAATAGCATTAGGAGTAAGCGGAGCACTAATCACCCGCGGCACAGACCTTTCCGCAGGCCGCGTTGTAGCCCTTACAGCATGCATATCCGCAAGCCTGCTGCAACGACCTGACTACGCATACAAAATATACGAAAACCTGCCCGACCTGCCCATAATACTACCCATACTGCTAGCCGTACTCATAGGAACCATCATAGGCATAATCAACGGCACAATAATAGCATACCTAAAAGTACCCGCATTCATAGCCACACTGGGCATGCAAGTAATAGTATACGGCTTTGCATGCATATACACCAATGCACAGCCCATAGGAGGCCTAAGAGACGACTTTACAAACCTTGCATCCGGCTCAATGCTTCTAATACCCAACCTAGTCCTCATAGCAGCAATAATAATAGCCGCAATTTGGTTTATGTATAACCACACACAATTTGGCAAATACATATACGCCATAGGCGGCAATCCCAGTGCAGCAGAAGTATCCGGAGTAAAAGTTGAGCCCACACTAGTTAAAGTCTATGCACTAGCCGGCGGTCTTTACGGTTTGGCCGGGGCACTACTTGCCGCAAGAACCGGAGGAGCTACAAACAACTACGGCCTAATGTATGAACTTGACGCCATAGCAGCCTGCACCATAGGAGGCGTATCCACTTCCGGCGGCATAGGTCGAGTATCTGGAATCATCACCGGCGTATTAATATTCGAAGTACTAAGCAACGGATTAGTTATCCTAGGAGTTTCCGCTTACTGGCAGCAAGTTATCAAAGGCATCATAATTATTACTGCCGTAGCTTTTGACATTCGCAAATATTTTGCGAAAAGATAA
- a CDS encoding glycoside hydrolase family 2 TIM barrel-domain containing protein — protein MSKKLITSFVLLVFILTNLGIAAFAMPSDGIQEWNDNPTLFQVKREPAHATFIPFADVETALMRDRDNSPYFKLLNGQWKFHWSKNPASRPVDFYKEDFDVSQWDEIPVPSCWQLQGYDYPIYTNVTYPWTGYENPKPPKAPTVYNPVGSYRHTFTIPEDWDGREVFISFQGVESAFYLWVNGQEVGYSEDSFTPAEFNITEYLEQGENTIAVEVYRWSDGSWLEDQDFIRLSGIFRDVYLYSVPKVHIRDFKVETDLDDQYKDATLNLRVDLRNLGIENPDNYKVEAMLYDADESPVLLEPFYTTASFGEEENEVSVELEQFIENPLKWSAEDPNLYTLVLSLKDSTDNILETTSCRVGFREFEIEDKQMKINGKPIMFKGTNRHEIDPDTGRVISKERMIQDILLMKQFNINAVRTSHYPNDPMWYDLCDEYGLYLIDEANVESHGANGTLPKSDPNWLDACLDRMKSMVERDKNHPSVLIWSLGNEAGSGTTFKHMAEWARQADPTRIIHYEGDNQWADVQSNMYARVGTVENYGKTGTKPYILCEYAHAMGNSVGNLFKYWDVIEKYPNLQGGFIWDWVDQALRWPTPVKRIISDKSNNKFKSEMFGELEVGRSGNALRGYTILPDVPELNITGQGLTLEAWVKPEASASSDNVIIAKGDSQFAIKHTANYLQQNRSVIEFYIYDADIPGQWTQWVAAAADTPSDWFGEWHHVAGTYDGTKLTIYIDGELKAEKETTAKITANAYPVGIGRDVERNRGFNGLIDDARIYNRALTIDEINNHERQPDESTVLWVDFEDVEEDGYRDSEFFAYGGDWGDNPNDGNFCANGLIFPDRTVQPELYEVKKVYQNIGIKAVDLENGQIEIQNKYLFTNLEEFNMSWELLEDDEIIDSGNIVIDLAPLSSKVITVPFETPQIKPGAEYWLNINFTLKEDTPWADAGHEIAKEQFSMPFSKEPLSLSISDMPELELEENDEEILINGDKFTIVFDKSKGTMSSYVYDDKEVIKEGPIPNFWRAPIDNDKGNGMPSRTATWRYAGENRQISNVTVTRLADQVIQIDVDATLPTKVESEYKATYVFYGSGDVVVNNTLISDSSLPEIPEIGTILTLPEEFENIKWYGRGPQENYWDRNTGALVGVYNSTVDEEFIPYLEPSETGNKTDVRWVTLTNDEGFGLLAIGMPLIEVNALHYTPEDLSTASHPYKLVRRDDITLRLNYKQMGLGGDDSWGAKPHSEFTLYPGKPYSYSYRLKPITLSTQSPMELNKEVISLDALKGINIDGKPLPSFNSQIPDYEIQILEGSRTIPPVVEPIPTSDKVQLEVTQAETLPGTATITATSELGVTTIYSIKFITVPEIYLSDIDWINATCGWQTIQRDKSVEGNPLRLLGPSNQVITFEKGIGTHADSEIIYDIEGKGYGIFESYIGVDREISNGSIIFEVWLDGEKVFESDVMTARTPAQFISIDVRGKNELKLVAHDAGDGNAEDHADWADAKFKKSDEEPIAEPKITLTSPNSVQSGIEFTTKIGLSNVTEAVYAADITINYDTNLFELITCQTADDNTVISKVYEDELGSVKVSIDFKEPVTAEAIELFDIVFKAKEITETKSGIIGISKALIKTTEVEELQVQPIEKTIEVIAEDIPEKVISSIKPVEITTKVGEPPILPDKVIVIYSDNSTAEVNVIWNEINPEQYANIGKFTVKGTVEGTDIKAVANITVEAISEEKSFTIISGTKLDRTTGIKAKVKVKHKTESNTHPGNEVVLFQLMKGTTPISIIALEKDIVTEEVFTAHFNVKDYESLAYKVKVFVFDRFDSDITAPLNLAEPTELD, from the coding sequence ATGTCAAAAAAACTTATTACTAGCTTCGTTTTATTGGTTTTTATCTTGACTAATTTAGGTATAGCTGCCTTTGCGATGCCGTCGGATGGCATACAAGAATGGAATGACAATCCTACGCTATTTCAGGTAAAACGAGAACCAGCTCATGCGACATTTATACCTTTTGCTGATGTTGAAACGGCTCTAATGCGAGACAGAGACAACTCTCCCTACTTTAAACTACTTAACGGACAGTGGAAATTCCACTGGTCTAAAAATCCGGCTTCAAGACCTGTGGATTTTTATAAAGAGGATTTTGATGTAAGCCAATGGGATGAGATACCGGTTCCCAGCTGCTGGCAGCTACAAGGATATGACTACCCTATATATACTAATGTTACATATCCTTGGACAGGTTATGAAAATCCTAAACCACCGAAAGCCCCTACGGTATATAACCCCGTTGGTTCTTATCGACACACATTTACTATACCTGAAGACTGGGATGGACGCGAGGTTTTTATCTCCTTCCAAGGTGTAGAATCAGCTTTTTACCTCTGGGTAAATGGACAAGAAGTAGGCTATAGCGAAGATAGCTTTACACCTGCAGAATTTAATATCACGGAGTATTTAGAACAGGGTGAAAATACCATTGCTGTTGAGGTTTACCGCTGGTCTGACGGAAGTTGGCTGGAAGATCAAGATTTTATTCGATTAAGCGGTATATTCCGTGATGTATATCTTTACTCAGTACCAAAGGTGCATATACGCGATTTTAAAGTCGAGACAGATCTAGATGATCAATATAAAGATGCAACTTTAAACCTCAGAGTAGATTTAAGGAACCTTGGTATTGAAAATCCTGATAATTATAAAGTTGAAGCAATGTTGTATGATGCAGATGAATCTCCGGTTTTATTAGAACCTTTTTATACAACGGCAAGCTTCGGTGAAGAAGAAAATGAAGTTTCAGTAGAATTAGAGCAGTTTATAGAGAATCCGCTAAAATGGTCGGCTGAAGACCCGAATCTTTATACACTGGTGTTGAGTTTAAAAGATTCAACAGATAATATCCTCGAAACTACCAGTTGTAGAGTGGGTTTTAGGGAATTTGAAATAGAAGATAAGCAGATGAAAATCAATGGTAAGCCTATTATGTTCAAAGGTACAAACCGACACGAAATAGATCCGGACACCGGAAGGGTCATCTCAAAAGAAAGAATGATTCAAGATATTCTATTAATGAAGCAATTTAATATAAATGCTGTGCGCACATCACACTATCCTAATGATCCAATGTGGTATGACCTTTGCGATGAATATGGTCTTTACCTAATTGACGAAGCAAATGTTGAATCTCATGGAGCTAATGGTACATTACCTAAAAGTGACCCTAACTGGTTAGATGCGTGCCTTGATAGAATGAAGAGTATGGTAGAACGAGATAAGAACCATCCATCGGTGCTAATATGGTCTTTAGGTAATGAGGCCGGTAGCGGAACCACATTCAAGCATATGGCGGAATGGGCACGGCAAGCAGATCCTACACGTATCATCCATTATGAAGGGGATAACCAATGGGCTGATGTTCAAAGCAATATGTATGCTAGAGTAGGTACTGTTGAAAATTACGGTAAAACCGGCACTAAGCCATATATATTATGTGAATATGCCCATGCTATGGGTAACAGTGTAGGCAACTTATTCAAATACTGGGATGTTATAGAAAAATACCCGAATCTTCAAGGCGGCTTTATATGGGATTGGGTAGATCAAGCCCTTAGATGGCCTACGCCTGTTAAGAGAATAATTTCTGATAAAAGTAACAATAAATTTAAATCCGAGATGTTTGGTGAATTAGAAGTAGGTAGATCTGGTAATGCTTTGAGGGGATACACAATTTTACCTGATGTACCTGAATTAAACATTACAGGTCAAGGCCTTACCCTTGAAGCTTGGGTAAAACCAGAAGCTTCTGCAAGCAGTGACAATGTAATTATTGCAAAGGGTGACAGTCAATTTGCAATTAAGCATACTGCAAATTACTTGCAACAAAATAGAAGTGTAATTGAATTTTATATTTATGATGCAGATATTCCGGGGCAATGGACTCAATGGGTAGCGGCTGCTGCAGATACACCGTCAGACTGGTTTGGAGAGTGGCATCATGTGGCAGGAACCTATGATGGAACAAAATTAACGATATATATCGATGGTGAATTAAAAGCTGAAAAAGAAACCACCGCAAAAATCACGGCTAACGCATACCCTGTGGGAATAGGCCGGGATGTTGAGAGGAATCGAGGTTTTAATGGTTTAATTGATGATGCCCGAATCTATAACCGTGCACTTACTATTGATGAAATAAATAACCATGAAAGACAACCCGATGAAAGTACAGTGCTGTGGGTGGATTTTGAAGATGTAGAGGAAGATGGTTATCGTGATAGTGAATTCTTTGCCTATGGCGGAGATTGGGGAGACAATCCAAATGATGGAAACTTCTGTGCAAATGGCTTAATATTCCCTGACAGGACAGTGCAGCCGGAACTTTATGAAGTAAAAAAAGTGTATCAAAATATAGGAATTAAAGCTGTTGATTTAGAAAACGGTCAGATAGAAATACAAAATAAATATTTGTTTACAAATCTTGAAGAATTTAATATGTCATGGGAGTTATTAGAAGATGATGAAATAATCGACTCAGGCAATATAGTAATTGACCTTGCCCCCCTTTCTTCTAAAGTTATTACGGTGCCTTTTGAGACTCCACAGATAAAACCCGGTGCAGAATATTGGCTAAATATAAACTTTACATTAAAAGAAGATACTCCTTGGGCTGATGCAGGTCATGAAATTGCCAAAGAACAGTTTAGTATGCCTTTTAGCAAAGAACCATTATCCTTAAGCATATCGGATATGCCTGAGCTTGAACTTGAGGAAAATGATGAGGAAATATTAATAAACGGAGATAAATTTACCATAGTGTTTGATAAATCTAAAGGAACTATGTCATCTTATGTGTATGATGACAAAGAAGTCATTAAAGAAGGTCCAATACCCAACTTCTGGAGAGCACCTATTGATAATGATAAAGGAAACGGCATGCCGTCAAGAACTGCTACATGGCGCTATGCCGGAGAAAATAGGCAAATAAGCAATGTAACGGTAACAAGGCTTGCAGATCAAGTTATACAGATAGACGTAGATGCAACATTGCCTACAAAAGTAGAGTCAGAATACAAAGCAACATATGTTTTTTACGGCAGTGGCGATGTGGTGGTTAACAATACATTAATATCGGATTCAAGCCTCCCTGAAATACCTGAAATAGGAACAATACTAACATTGCCGGAAGAATTTGAAAATATTAAGTGGTATGGACGAGGACCTCAAGAAAATTATTGGGATAGAAATACAGGTGCACTTGTGGGAGTATATAATAGTACTGTGGATGAAGAATTTATACCGTATCTTGAACCTTCAGAAACCGGAAATAAGACCGATGTTAGATGGGTAACATTGACAAATGATGAAGGTTTTGGGCTGTTGGCTATAGGAATGCCGCTTATTGAAGTTAACGCACTGCATTACACACCTGAAGACTTATCTACTGCAAGCCATCCCTATAAACTGGTACGTCGCGATGATATTACTTTGCGGTTAAATTATAAGCAGATGGGATTAGGTGGTGACGATAGCTGGGGTGCAAAACCTCATTCTGAGTTTACACTTTATCCTGGCAAACCATATTCTTACAGCTATCGATTAAAACCAATTACTTTGTCAACACAATCACCTATGGAATTGAACAAGGAAGTAATAAGCCTAGATGCATTAAAAGGTATTAACATTGATGGAAAGCCGTTACCATCTTTTAATAGCCAAATACCGGATTATGAAATACAAATTTTAGAAGGAAGCAGAACCATACCACCTGTAGTTGAGCCTATACCCACGAGTGATAAAGTCCAATTAGAAGTAACCCAAGCAGAAACACTGCCCGGAACCGCGACTATAACAGCAACATCAGAATTAGGAGTTACAACTATTTATTCAATCAAATTTATTACTGTTCCAGAAATATATCTTTCCGATATTGACTGGATAAATGCTACTTGTGGCTGGCAAACCATCCAAAGAGATAAAAGCGTTGAAGGTAATCCATTAAGATTGTTAGGGCCATCGAATCAGGTAATAACATTCGAAAAAGGTATAGGAACACATGCCGACTCAGAAATCATATATGACATTGAAGGAAAGGGTTATGGTATTTTTGAGTCATATATCGGGGTAGACCGTGAAATAAGCAATGGCAGTATTATATTTGAAGTTTGGTTAGATGGTGAGAAAGTATTTGAAAGTGATGTAATGACTGCAAGAACCCCAGCACAATTTATAAGTATAGATGTAAGAGGTAAAAATGAGCTAAAATTAGTGGCCCATGACGCGGGAGATGGAAATGCGGAGGATCATGCTGACTGGGCAGATGCCAAATTTAAAAAATCAGATGAAGAACCAATTGCTGAACCAAAAATCACCCTAACAAGCCCTAACTCAGTCCAGTCAGGCATTGAATTTACAACAAAAATAGGCTTAAGCAATGTAACAGAAGCAGTCTATGCAGCAGACATAACAATAAATTACGACACTAACCTATTTGAACTTATAACATGTCAAACAGCAGATGACAATACTGTAATAAGTAAAGTCTATGAGGACGAACTAGGAAGCGTTAAGGTATCCATCGACTTTAAAGAACCGGTAACAGCTGAAGCAATAGAACTATTTGACATAGTTTTTAAAGCCAAAGAAATTACCGAAACTAAATCAGGTATTATAGGAATATCAAAAGCTCTTATAAAAACAACAGAAGTTGAAGAACTACAAGTACAGCCCATAGAAAAAACAATCGAGGTAATAGCAGAAGATATCCCAGAAAAAGTAATATCATCAATCAAACCTGTAGAAATTACAACTAAAGTTGGAGAACCTCCTATACTTCCTGACAAAGTTATAGTGATATACAGCGATAATTCAACAGCTGAAGTAAATGTAATTTGGAATGAAATAAATCCTGAACAGTATGCTAATATAGGCAAGTTTACAGTAAAAGGAACTGTTGAAGGGACAGACATCAAAGCTGTGGCAAATATAACAGTAGAAGCAATATCAGAAGAAAAGTCATTCACCATTATATCTGGAACTAAACTTGACAGAACCACAGGTATCAAAGCCAAGGTAAAAGTAAAACACAAGACAGAATCAAATACACATCCAGGTAATGAAGTAGTTCTATTCCAACTGATGAAAGGCACAACACCGATAAGCATCATTGCATTAGAGAAAGATATAGTAACTGAAGAAGTATTCACAGCTCACTTTAATGTAAAAGACTATGAAAGCCTAGCTTACAAAGTAAAAGTATTCGTATTTGATCGCTTTGACAGTGATATAACTGCTCCGTTAAATCTTGCAGAACCGACTGAACTCGACTAG
- a CDS encoding S-layer homology domain-containing protein: protein MKKRMTSILTLIILLTTLMPFKAIAADTITLEDIHNKRPGDQITIKGTTNLGEVTVKVLRPNKTVLYVNVLTGSPFEDNFTLPEDTPEGKYTLIVGQGDIIDTKEFNVTKETIEPTLTMIRLDQTKYTLKIGQTKQLQVIAAYSDGSEQDITDKAQYKTSDSSVATVTDKGIITAKTVGETIITATYQGKTATCEVKVTKKTSSGGGSNKTEQTEEKEPEPTPSKKTFNDITDYPWAKEAIETLASQGIIKGTTENTFEPGKNITRADFITLLVRALNLKTDIDTNFDDIEPGTYYYEPLGIAKKLGIAQGIGYNKFNPQAQISRQDMMVIVARALKTTNKISTTGTFEDISTFADAGEVSSYAIEGVATLIKEGIIQGSTGNMINPKGNATRAETAVIIYRIYTKYNLATSSEQA, encoded by the coding sequence ATGAAAAAACGAATGACAAGCATTCTAACTCTAATAATCCTCTTAACAACACTAATGCCCTTTAAAGCAATAGCTGCTGATACTATAACCCTAGAAGACATACATAACAAAAGACCCGGTGATCAGATTACCATAAAAGGCACAACCAATCTAGGAGAAGTAACCGTAAAAGTCTTACGACCTAACAAAACAGTACTATACGTAAACGTACTAACCGGCAGCCCCTTTGAAGACAACTTCACCTTACCGGAAGATACCCCAGAAGGAAAATACACATTAATAGTAGGGCAAGGGGATATCATAGATACAAAAGAATTTAACGTAACAAAAGAAACAATAGAACCGACACTAACAATGATTAGATTAGACCAAACAAAATACACCTTAAAGATAGGCCAGACCAAACAACTACAAGTCATCGCAGCATACAGTGACGGAAGCGAGCAAGACATAACAGACAAAGCCCAATACAAAACATCCGATTCATCAGTAGCCACAGTAACAGACAAAGGAATAATAACTGCCAAAACAGTAGGAGAAACAATAATAACAGCAACCTACCAAGGTAAGACAGCCACCTGTGAAGTAAAAGTTACCAAAAAAACAAGCAGCGGAGGAGGCAGTAATAAAACAGAACAAACCGAAGAAAAAGAGCCCGAACCAACACCCAGCAAAAAGACCTTCAACGACATAACAGACTACCCGTGGGCAAAAGAAGCAATAGAAACACTAGCGTCCCAAGGCATCATAAAAGGAACCACAGAAAACACCTTTGAACCGGGAAAAAACATAACAAGAGCAGACTTCATAACATTACTAGTGAGAGCACTAAATCTTAAAACAGACATTGACACAAACTTTGACGATATTGAACCAGGCACCTACTACTACGAACCGTTAGGCATAGCCAAAAAACTAGGCATAGCACAAGGAATAGGTTACAACAAATTCAACCCACAAGCACAAATATCCAGACAAGACATGATGGTAATAGTAGCAAGAGCCCTAAAAACAACAAACAAGATATCCACCACCGGAACATTTGAAGACATCAGCACATTTGCCGATGCTGGCGAAGTTTCCAGCTATGCAATTGAAGGTGTGGCCACACTGATAAAAGAAGGCATTATTCAAGGAAGCACAGGCAACATGATAAATCCGAAAGGAAATGCAACAAGAGCAGAAACAGCGGTGATAATATATAGAATATATACCAAATATAATTTAGCAACTAGCAGCGAACAAGCATAA
- a CDS encoding glycoside hydrolase family 10 protein: MKVTKTIALGAFIAAVFIIQFSAGASTIDIAASGMPKIVFENGTAYSVNLVDKEREQEQVAIYTRNFGEYTKPFADGVAEFVVVNNIVAYKNTNGLKGTYIPADGYVISYTKEKADFVNNVNIGEEAALVNLDVPILPEKYFKLGNLIVPIDDVNSQRNANCIVLYDSSYDESTKTNGWGMELTVVDGAVCDIADIKNDDGVVVDNNSPIPSNGVVISIHSGNSFYNKLHENVKLGDKVTVVTDNMKLYSAGKTTYDAFNPMSIEDNPLAWDKKNDKPYDGFRGPDQIIIYDSSYGDYTGTNPYGYEVTVQEDGKIINVGGNNLQIPDGGFVISGHGTRADWLQSYARLGSRVILNKEKQEIRIILTPDSYVDTADLAIKTAQDCLNLAKIQYIDIDYDEIQDKIDLTKSQMQKVHELLSQGEYRELIQTVNDIQNEANIAYYMTFESPKVENRAVWHRPRETSIDEVKQRLDMLQDININIVYLETYWNGYSIYPTNNEIMEHNPIYDGFDVLQAYITEAHARGIKLYAWVEDFLVGQNVAQKKPEWMIESRQGDRYFKDSLGTKYYYLNPAMPEVRDFISGMYKELVKKYDIDGIQFDYMRYPESGDYSNDFGYDSYTRQLFKNYAGADPASLTLEDKLWQDWCDFRVGIINSFAYRVISEVKSIKPDIQISIDVWPDYNKTIMDTFQNPKDWISQDYINTIIPMSYYLYEQPVVEDINKTQAFAKGHAQVNVGLATTTKPDIQILLRQIAAARAASANGVGIFELQSLFSGGYDSALKLGVFRQPAITTEDTEQSVNLMFSDILRKIDDIYLKYGGMDSEEAQKYKELVRNIKVDFKSDKDAVKSAGSIKNNIEDLVDIIDGDETLNMQVAAKVKADLNAALNILEEYISNHSFMANHKVREFQAVVPVKMLKEEKEAPLKVKAVFCDNSSAVMYLDSSQYKITTSDFQIADIDDDILRINKKGRATVIIEILDTFNFDTYKGADNKIRFTVNKNNKDVVASSDFGKLTASDVTDTQAALSFSAAVVDSDIAGYTLYRNGKKISGNFDGIFTDEDLQPDTIYYYEIRGFDASGKKIYRSNQTTIRTKAKVME, translated from the coding sequence TTGAAAGTTACCAAGACCATCGCACTAGGCGCTTTTATTGCGGCTGTCTTCATAATACAGTTTAGTGCAGGAGCGAGCACTATAGATATAGCGGCATCCGGCATGCCGAAGATTGTCTTTGAAAATGGCACCGCCTACTCCGTAAATTTGGTTGATAAAGAGCGAGAGCAAGAGCAAGTTGCGATTTATACCAGGAATTTTGGAGAATATACAAAGCCTTTTGCTGATGGCGTTGCTGAGTTTGTAGTTGTAAATAATATAGTAGCATATAAAAATACCAATGGGCTCAAAGGCACTTATATCCCGGCAGACGGCTATGTTATTTCATATACAAAAGAGAAGGCCGATTTTGTAAATAATGTTAATATAGGTGAGGAAGCAGCACTTGTAAATTTGGATGTGCCTATTCTGCCTGAGAAATATTTTAAACTAGGGAATTTGATTGTGCCGATAGATGATGTCAATTCACAAAGAAACGCAAATTGCATCGTATTATATGATTCGTCCTATGACGAGTCTACAAAGACTAATGGGTGGGGAATGGAATTAACGGTGGTGGATGGAGCTGTTTGTGATATAGCTGATATAAAAAATGACGACGGAGTAGTAGTAGACAACAACTCACCCATACCATCAAATGGAGTAGTTATATCCATACATTCCGGGAATTCCTTCTATAATAAGCTCCATGAAAACGTCAAGCTTGGTGATAAAGTAACAGTTGTAACAGATAATATGAAACTTTACAGCGCCGGCAAGACTACATATGATGCGTTTAACCCCATGTCTATTGAAGATAATCCCTTGGCTTGGGACAAGAAAAACGACAAGCCATATGATGGTTTCCGCGGTCCGGACCAGATAATAATCTACGACTCAAGTTACGGCGATTATACCGGCACAAACCCATACGGCTATGAAGTGACTGTTCAGGAAGACGGTAAAATAATAAATGTGGGCGGAAATAATCTGCAAATTCCGGATGGCGGATTCGTAATATCCGGTCACGGAACCCGAGCAGATTGGCTGCAAAGTTATGCTCGTTTAGGGTCAAGGGTAATATTGAATAAAGAGAAACAGGAAATAAGGATTATTTTAACACCGGATTCATATGTCGATACAGCCGACCTTGCCATAAAAACGGCTCAGGACTGTTTGAATTTGGCTAAAATACAATATATCGATATTGATTATGATGAAATACAGGATAAAATAGATTTGACCAAATCCCAAATGCAAAAAGTGCATGAACTGTTAAGTCAAGGTGAGTACAGAGAGCTGATACAAACCGTAAATGATATACAAAATGAGGCAAATATAGCTTATTATATGACATTTGAATCACCAAAAGTTGAAAACAGGGCGGTATGGCACAGACCTAGGGAAACCAGCATCGATGAAGTAAAACAACGCCTTGACATGCTGCAAGATATCAATATAAATATCGTCTATCTTGAAACATACTGGAACGGATACAGCATATACCCGACAAATAATGAAATTATGGAGCATAATCCTATATATGATGGTTTTGATGTGCTGCAAGCATATATTACAGAGGCACATGCCAGAGGAATAAAGCTTTATGCGTGGGTTGAGGATTTTTTAGTAGGTCAGAATGTAGCACAGAAAAAGCCCGAATGGATGATTGAGAGCAGGCAAGGTGACAGATACTTTAAAGACAGTTTGGGAACTAAATATTATTACCTGAATCCGGCCATGCCCGAAGTTCGTGATTTTATATCAGGAATGTATAAAGAACTTGTCAAAAAATATGACATTGACGGCATACAGTTTGACTATATGAGATATCCGGAGTCTGGTGATTATTCTAATGATTTCGGGTACGATTCATACACGCGGCAGCTTTTCAAAAATTACGCCGGAGCTGATCCTGCATCATTGACTCTGGAGGATAAATTGTGGCAGGATTGGTGCGATTTTAGAGTCGGCATAATAAATTCCTTTGCATACAGGGTTATTTCGGAAGTCAAGTCTATAAAACCGGATATTCAAATATCTATAGATGTATGGCCGGATTATAACAAGACTATAATGGACACATTTCAAAATCCAAAGGATTGGATATCGCAGGATTATATTAACACAATAATACCTATGTCATATTATCTTTACGAACAGCCGGTTGTTGAAGATATAAATAAAACACAGGCTTTTGCTAAAGGGCATGCACAGGTAAACGTGGGGCTTGCCACAACTACAAAACCTGATATACAGATACTTTTAAGGCAAATTGCAGCTGCAAGAGCCGCATCTGCAAATGGTGTAGGAATTTTTGAACTTCAGTCGCTTTTTAGCGGAGGATATGACAGTGCGCTAAAACTCGGCGTGTTCAGACAGCCTGCAATTACAACGGAAGATACCGAGCAATCTGTAAACCTTATGTTTTCCGATATTTTAAGAAAGATCGATGACATATATTTAAAATATGGCGGCATGGATAGCGAGGAGGCTCAGAAGTATAAAGAACTCGTCAGGAACATTAAAGTTGATTTTAAAAGTGATAAAGATGCGGTAAAAAGTGCAGGTTCAATTAAAAATAACATTGAAGATTTAGTGGATATAATAGACGGCGATGAAACTCTAAATATGCAGGTAGCCGCGAAAGTCAAGGCAGACCTTAATGCTGCGCTTAATATCTTAGAAGAATATATTTCAAATCATAGTTTTATGGCAAACCATAAAGTCAGGGAATTTCAGGCGGTGGTACCGGTAAAGATGCTGAAGGAGGAAAAAGAAGCGCCTTTGAAGGTGAAAGCCGTATTTTGCGATAACAGCTCTGCCGTTATGTATCTTGACAGCAGTCAATATAAGATAACTACCAGCGACTTCCAAATAGCCGATATTGATGATGATATCCTTAGAATCAACAAAAAAGGAAGAGCAACAGTTATAATTGAAATCTTGGATACCTTTAATTTTGACACTTACAAAGGTGCAGATAATAAGATAAGATTTACAGTAAATAAGAATAATAAAGATGTGGTAGCAAGTTCGGATTTCGGAAAACTGACCGCATCAGATGTAACTGATACACAAGCCGCCTTAAGCTTTAGCGCAGCGGTAGTTGATTCGGATATTGCAGGATATACGCTTTATCGCAATGGTAAAAAGATATCCGGAAATTTTGATGGAATCTTCACAGACGAAGACCTGCAGCCTGATACAATATACTATTATGAAATACGAGGCTTTGACGCTTCCGGAAAAAAGATATACAGAAGCAATCAAACAACAATCAGAACAAAGGCAAAAGTAATGGAATAA